From Pelotomaculum schinkii, the proteins below share one genomic window:
- a CDS encoding DegT/DnrJ/EryC1/StrS family aminotransferase, whose product MRKIPLINLTSQYTKIKTEIQAAINNVLESANFILGSEVASFEREFADFCDVKYCCGVSSGTDALFLALKAIGVGQGNLVITVPNTFIATTEAITRAGGKPVFVDVNPKTYLIDPEQLEAKVKELRAKGDLLKAVIAVHLYGQPCDMNAINTIAGKYELKVIEDAAQAHGAEYEGRKVGGFGAAACFSFYPGKNLGACGDAGAVTTNDPEAARVIARLANHGRDGKYIHLVEGYNCRLDTLQAAVLRVKLRYLEEWTEKRIENAKYYSERLVKQPSISIPSVSEKVRHVFHLYVIRVKNRNELRNHLRKAGISTGIHYFPPLHLQPAYRYLGYKSGDLPVTEGLSHEILSLPMDAELTRTQMNYICNVLEAYIH is encoded by the coding sequence ATGCGAAAGATACCGTTAATAAATCTAACCTCACAATATACAAAAATAAAAACGGAAATTCAGGCCGCAATAAATAATGTTTTGGAATCAGCAAATTTTATTTTAGGGTCTGAAGTTGCTTCCTTTGAACGAGAATTTGCGGATTTTTGCGATGTGAAATACTGTTGCGGTGTTAGCAGCGGAACTGACGCCCTTTTCTTAGCTTTAAAGGCAATAGGGGTAGGACAGGGAAACCTGGTAATCACTGTTCCGAATACCTTTATTGCAACCACTGAGGCTATCACTCGAGCGGGTGGAAAACCTGTTTTTGTTGATGTAAACCCGAAAACATATCTCATCGACCCGGAGCAATTAGAAGCCAAAGTAAAGGAATTAAGAGCAAAAGGTGATCTTTTAAAGGCAGTAATCGCTGTTCATCTTTACGGTCAACCGTGTGACATGAACGCCATCAATACGATTGCTGGAAAGTACGAACTAAAAGTGATCGAGGATGCCGCTCAAGCTCATGGAGCTGAATACGAGGGGCGGAAGGTAGGGGGTTTTGGAGCGGCGGCCTGTTTTAGCTTTTATCCGGGTAAAAATTTAGGCGCCTGCGGAGATGCCGGAGCGGTGACAACAAACGACCCGGAAGCGGCAAGAGTCATAGCGAGGTTGGCAAACCATGGCCGGGACGGGAAATATATACACCTTGTAGAGGGTTACAATTGTCGTCTTGATACCCTTCAGGCCGCGGTGTTGCGGGTAAAGCTCAGGTATCTTGAAGAATGGACGGAAAAGCGAATTGAAAACGCGAAATATTATTCGGAAAGGCTGGTGAAGCAGCCTTCCATCAGCATCCCATCAGTATCTGAAAAGGTTAGACATGTTTTTCATCTTTACGTAATAAGAGTCAAGAACAGAAATGAACTGCGAAATCATCTCCGGAAGGCCGGAATATCAACCGGCATACACTATTTTCCACCACTGCACCTCCAACCGGCTTATAGGTATCTTGGCTATAAATCAGGAGATTTACCTGTCACCGAAGGTTTAAGCCATGAAATTCTCAGCCTGCCCATGGATGCGGAACTTACCAGGACGCAAATGAATTATATTTGCAACGTATTAGAAGCTTACATTCATTGA
- a CDS encoding O-antigen ligase family protein: MKEVRIIGAAKLKGQTSEQSLPSLLLAVACGAALGCLASLTGNLLITVITALSIPLILWKPFLGLIGMMFMVPFEELTTLGFSFTLVRVVGAVTFICWFFQVILKREKIKTDRFLGVALLFLAWSCCSLLWVINWDQGIVAVLTISQLVLLYLMSRNLINSDDKLRVVLVSYVVGAVAAAIIATLGVYEAGFVTRASVSDLQDPNHFARALCVALILTVYLTCKYRSYQRYLYFISSFLLAGGVLLSGSRGAWLAVLASVAAAFVYTKSKILKIALITSLMMVILLFNSVALKTMPPLITERVVSMTELADRGSGRLDIWMVGVEMVKKNWPAGVGINSFITAYNDYLLKTSDEIRDRGVMRDAHNSFLCILAELGLLGLLLFCMFWLVAWKSVSGLSGDPEKTMGVCMLVYLFFASLTGTEYMNKYFWVGLLVVNMLFVVKANKLADEQVITRKRGAGYEYL; encoded by the coding sequence ATGAAAGAAGTGAGAATTATTGGAGCAGCGAAGCTAAAAGGCCAAACCAGTGAACAATCACTACCGTCCCTGCTTTTGGCTGTTGCCTGCGGCGCAGCATTGGGATGCCTGGCCTCCCTTACCGGCAATTTGTTAATAACAGTCATAACAGCCTTAAGTATTCCGCTAATACTCTGGAAACCTTTTCTTGGACTGATCGGCATGATGTTTATGGTGCCGTTTGAAGAATTGACCACTTTGGGTTTCTCCTTTACTTTGGTGAGGGTGGTAGGGGCTGTCACATTTATATGCTGGTTTTTCCAAGTAATATTAAAAAGGGAAAAAATAAAGACAGACCGCTTCTTGGGGGTGGCGCTGCTTTTCCTGGCATGGTCTTGCTGTTCTCTTTTATGGGTGATTAACTGGGATCAAGGAATAGTTGCAGTATTAACCATATCCCAACTGGTCCTTCTGTACTTGATGAGCAGAAATTTAATCAATTCTGATGATAAACTTCGTGTTGTTTTAGTCAGTTATGTTGTTGGCGCCGTTGCTGCCGCCATAATTGCCACCTTGGGGGTATATGAGGCCGGTTTTGTCACGAGGGCTTCCGTTTCAGATCTGCAAGACCCCAACCACTTCGCGCGTGCTTTATGTGTTGCTCTGATTTTGACAGTATACCTGACCTGCAAATACCGGAGTTATCAGCGTTACCTGTATTTTATCAGCAGTTTTCTTCTGGCCGGGGGAGTGTTGTTGTCCGGTTCCAGAGGCGCTTGGCTGGCCGTACTGGCTTCAGTCGCTGCCGCTTTTGTGTATACCAAAAGCAAAATCCTGAAAATAGCGCTTATTACCTCCTTGATGATGGTTATCCTGCTCTTTAACAGTGTGGCCTTAAAAACGATGCCGCCGCTAATCACTGAAAGAGTCGTTTCTATGACAGAACTCGCCGACCGCGGCAGCGGACGGCTTGATATCTGGATGGTCGGCGTGGAGATGGTCAAGAAGAATTGGCCGGCCGGAGTCGGTATCAACAGTTTTATCACGGCTTACAACGATTACCTACTCAAAACAAGCGACGAGATCAGAGATCGGGGTGTAATGAGGGACGCTCACAATTCTTTTCTCTGTATATTGGCGGAACTGGGATTGTTGGGCTTGCTTTTATTTTGTATGTTCTGGCTGGTTGCATGGAAATCAGTTAGTGGATTATCCGGTGATCCCGAAAAAACGATGGGTGTTTGCATGCTGGTATACCTTTTTTTTGCCTCCCTTACCGGAACTGAATACATGAACAAATATTTCTGGGTAGGGCTATTGGTTGTTAACATGTTGTTTGTGGTCAAGGCTAATAAGCTGGCCGATGAACAGGTTATCACAAGAAAAAGGGGAGCCGGGTATGAATATTTATGA
- a CDS encoding Gfo/Idh/MocA family protein — protein sequence MPIDKSIELVKFGIIGCGAIAQRYMDVFENLKLAKVIAVADIDFNKTAAWSKKIKCQAFADYRHLLENKNIDVIIIATPSGLHAQIAIEALHAGKHVVVEKPMAMTLEQADAMIEAAKRANLILSTMLNKRYLPACVLLKRIVEQGVLGRLLSGSVSLYWYRPQEYYDESGWRGTISMDGGVLMNQAIHHIDLLLWYMGNVKKVHAYRATLGHNIEAEDTAVAILEFEDNALGTINASTCSYPKNMEETLTIIGEKGSIILGGSDLNNFRLWHMAGATIQSALNSINKLNIPKWYGHYKAIEAVSLAIIDGKEGTIKNLDGKPALELVLKIYSGSNITKPEIGRKESLE from the coding sequence TTGCCGATAGATAAGTCAATAGAATTAGTAAAATTTGGTATTATTGGCTGTGGCGCAATTGCACAGCGTTACATGGATGTTTTTGAAAACTTGAAATTAGCTAAGGTAATTGCTGTAGCAGATATTGATTTTAATAAAACAGCTGCGTGGTCAAAAAAAATAAAGTGTCAAGCTTTTGCGGATTATAGACACCTTTTAGAAAATAAAAATATTGATGTAATTATCATTGCAACACCGAGCGGACTACATGCTCAAATAGCTATTGAAGCCCTTCATGCAGGAAAGCACGTTGTTGTGGAAAAACCAATGGCAATGACGTTGGAGCAGGCTGATGCTATGATTGAGGCGGCAAAGCGTGCAAATCTTATTTTGAGCACAATGTTAAATAAACGCTATTTGCCCGCGTGTGTTTTGTTAAAACGAATTGTCGAGCAAGGTGTCCTGGGGCGGTTATTATCTGGAAGTGTCAGTTTATATTGGTATCGTCCTCAAGAATATTATGATGAAAGCGGATGGCGTGGAACAATATCTATGGATGGCGGTGTTTTAATGAATCAGGCCATACATCATATAGACCTTTTACTTTGGTACATGGGAAATGTTAAGAAGGTACATGCTTATCGCGCTACCTTGGGGCACAACATTGAAGCTGAAGATACGGCGGTGGCAATACTTGAATTTGAAGACAATGCGCTTGGTACAATTAATGCTTCAACCTGCTCCTATCCCAAAAATATGGAAGAAACATTGACTATTATAGGTGAAAAAGGAAGTATTATATTGGGCGGCAGCGATTTGAATAATTTTCGTTTATGGCATATGGCTGGCGCTACAATACAAAGCGCTTTAAATTCAATTAATAAACTCAATATTCCAAAGTGGTATGGACATTATAAAGCAATTGAAGCTGTCAGTTTAGCAATCATTGATGGAAAAGAAGGTACGATTAAGAACTTAGACGGTAAACCGGCCCTTGAGCTGGTTCTTAAAATATATAGTGGCAGTAATATCACGAAGCCTGAAATAGGCCGTAAAGAAAGTTTGGAATAA
- a CDS encoding glycosyltransferase — protein sequence MKIVYITAKTPWSPKETFILPEIQEIRRQGHQITVIPLRPGKAVIAGQEAMRVAEISIHLPLIGFKVLGMALAVTILHPLCVMITLWHLLRTWRKPLKLLKNLAVFPKGLAVARLVKKIKPDHIHAHWASTPSTAAYIAAKVCNIPWSLTAHRWDISENNMLQEKVRSAKFVRAINRQGRAEIQQAVGKSLADKCEVIHMGVDVRQSLNAENQALIEGKLDKFVFSCPAYMVLKKGHSYLIEACSLLKKRGKPFYCWLFGDGPLEGELRKQVKSLGLEGVVEFKGRLPHDALLGLYQNGAIDTVVLPSIETESGDKEGIPVSLIEAMAWGVPVISTPTGGISELLREEAGVLVPERSAQVLMESMETLMRDAEYLQTIAERGRRRVFEEYSIETVVKDLLGLMKSK from the coding sequence ATGAAAATTGTTTATATAACTGCTAAAACGCCATGGAGTCCGAAGGAGACATTTATTTTACCCGAAATACAGGAAATCAGGCGACAAGGCCATCAAATAACAGTAATTCCACTGCGGCCGGGCAAAGCCGTTATTGCCGGCCAAGAGGCAATGCGGGTAGCTGAAATTAGTATCCATCTGCCATTAATAGGGTTTAAGGTCCTGGGTATGGCCCTGGCAGTGACGATACTCCATCCACTGTGTGTAATGATTACTTTATGGCATCTATTGCGAACTTGGAGGAAGCCTCTCAAGCTGCTCAAAAACCTTGCTGTTTTCCCCAAAGGTTTAGCCGTCGCCCGCCTGGTTAAAAAGATAAAGCCAGACCATATTCACGCCCACTGGGCTTCCACTCCGTCCACAGCTGCCTATATAGCGGCTAAGGTTTGTAATATACCCTGGAGTTTAACCGCTCACCGGTGGGATATAAGTGAAAATAACATGTTGCAAGAAAAAGTTAGAAGCGCAAAGTTTGTTCGTGCCATAAACCGCCAGGGGCGAGCCGAGATACAGCAAGCTGTAGGTAAGTCTCTGGCTGACAAGTGTGAAGTGATTCATATGGGAGTTGATGTAAGGCAGAGCTTAAACGCGGAAAATCAGGCCTTGATTGAAGGTAAATTAGATAAATTTGTTTTTTCCTGTCCGGCCTATATGGTTTTAAAAAAGGGACACAGTTATCTGATTGAGGCCTGCAGTCTATTAAAAAAACGAGGAAAACCTTTTTATTGTTGGTTATTTGGGGATGGACCGCTTGAGGGCGAATTGCGCAAGCAAGTTAAGTCCTTGGGCTTGGAAGGCGTAGTTGAATTCAAAGGGCGTTTACCTCATGATGCCTTGCTCGGACTATATCAGAATGGGGCAATAGATACTGTTGTGTTACCTAGTATTGAGACTGAATCGGGCGACAAAGAAGGAATTCCCGTATCTTTGATCGAGGCCATGGCCTGGGGAGTTCCCGTGATTTCCACTCCCACAGGCGGAATTAGTGAGCTTTTGCGGGAAGAAGCCGGTGTTCTGGTACCGGAGAGAAGCGCACAGGTTTTGATGGAGTCTATGGAGACGTTAATGAGAGACGCAGAGTATTTACAGACCATTGCCGAGCGGGGTCGCCGGCGTGTTTTTGAAGAGTATAGTATTGAGACGGTGGTTAAGGACTTGCTTGGGTTAATGAAATCGAAGTAG
- a CDS encoding acyltransferase — MNYTIFPNVRLGKNVYIGDYVILGLPPAGKKGGEVETIIGDNAVIRSHTVIYAGNLIGDNFHAGHHVMVREENIIGNNVSIGTGTIVEHHVILENYVRVHSQAFIPEFSILEEGAWIGPNVVITNALYPFSPGAKDNLKGACIKKNAKVGANSTLLPGIVLGENCLIGAGSVVTKDVHAGTVVAGNPAGIINEINNLPY; from the coding sequence ATGAATTATACTATATTTCCCAACGTTAGGCTAGGTAAAAATGTATATATCGGTGATTATGTGATCCTGGGCCTTCCGCCCGCAGGGAAAAAAGGGGGTGAAGTTGAGACAATAATCGGCGATAATGCCGTTATCCGTTCTCATACGGTAATCTATGCCGGCAACCTGATAGGTGATAATTTTCATGCCGGACATCATGTGATGGTACGTGAGGAAAACATAATAGGTAATAACGTAAGCATAGGTACCGGAACTATAGTTGAACATCACGTGATTTTGGAGAATTATGTTCGCGTTCACTCACAAGCTTTCATTCCTGAATTCAGTATTTTAGAAGAGGGAGCCTGGATTGGTCCTAATGTAGTTATCACAAACGCTCTATATCCATTTTCACCAGGAGCCAAAGACAACCTGAAAGGAGCCTGTATTAAGAAAAATGCGAAAGTGGGAGCGAACAGCACCTTGTTACCCGGGATTGTCCTCGGTGAAAATTGTCTTATCGGAGCAGGCTCAGTGGTTACAAAAGACGTACACGCAGGAACAGTGGTTGCCGGTAATCCTGCCGGGATTATTAACGAAATAAATAACCTCCCGTACTGA
- a CDS encoding Ig-like domain-containing protein: MKKSKFVFSMLSLVFLFSLIFVGYAQAATPSAATLRAKFDQVDQYNKSTWESYKTQVDNNYPTWEESYVTRAYLIMYKATKDESYLNLFTGHIDSQLNRRDNIRKVTDYRGLSLPAWRNGSFTNYQSYWLYAVQTGVTVQPMAEFAAMVYNDPALSKYKAKADVYLQAAKDAVKVHDMRDQPKYLDTNSKWIEDSATMHLNLPINMNLAQGSVMFAIYEATGDKTYLDKATKITNYFKKYLILNTALNAYTWKYFPDSADYGSVYEDTGHVVPELEFINYAYKHGLFSDTDMQRFANTATKIMVKSNGSIAHRLDGSGTSPLPGTIAQWLWFAPWAPSLIDTSWSILANQTSVHDMVFAGLALLNYTVAQGGQNSDPTPIPGQTDNLITNGDFSSGLQGWANETSTAVINTESNGNKYVSNNCSWGFYQKLNLQPGDYKLNMKAKKGTANMSARVVVQFFKQDGTYTVPYAFKFNNNGSGWEAMPEMTITVPSTTAYVRIYPSVDAGSTGTYYFDDISLVPAGSTPAPAPDTESPQVTVTAPAAGVTLKDTAVLTASAGDNQGVESVTFAYAADVNGSWTSIGAAALQDGTKTSGAWQLAWDVSNINNGTYYVRATAKDAAGNSSASTAVSCIVSNTVNNQANLITNGDFSSGLQGWANETNTALINTEANGNKYVSNSYSWGFYQKLILQPDTYKLNMKAKKGTANMSTRIVVQFFKQDGTYTVPYAFKFNNTGGGWEAMPEMTITVPDATAYVRIYPSVDAGSNGTYYFDDVSLVPAGVTPAPAPDTESPQVTVTAPAAGITLKDKAILTASAGDNQGVESVTFAYTADVNGTWTSIGAAALQDGTKTSGAWQLAWDVSNINNGTYYVRATAKDAAGNSSTSAAVSCVVNNTVNNQANLITNGDFSSGLQGWANETNTAAINTEANGNKYVSNNYSWGFYQKLNLQPGTYKLNMKAKKGTANMSARVVVQFFKQDGTYTVPYAFKFNNTGSGWEAMPEMTITVPAATAYVRIYPSVDAGSTGTYYFDDITLIQVK, encoded by the coding sequence GTGAAGAAAAGTAAGTTTGTTTTCAGCATGCTCTCGTTAGTTTTCTTGTTTTCGCTTATATTTGTTGGATATGCGCAAGCTGCAACCCCCAGCGCGGCAACTTTGCGGGCAAAGTTTGATCAGGTGGACCAATATAATAAAAGTACCTGGGAAAGTTATAAAACCCAAGTGGATAATAATTATCCCACCTGGGAAGAAAGTTACGTCACAAGAGCTTATTTAATAATGTACAAAGCTACTAAAGATGAAAGCTACCTGAATTTGTTTACCGGACATATAGATAGCCAGTTAAATCGCCGTGATAATATACGGAAAGTAACCGATTACCGCGGCTTGAGTTTACCCGCCTGGCGCAATGGTTCTTTTACCAATTATCAGAGTTATTGGCTTTATGCGGTACAAACGGGAGTAACCGTCCAGCCCATGGCTGAATTTGCCGCCATGGTGTACAATGACCCGGCTCTGTCAAAGTATAAAGCCAAGGCGGATGTATATTTGCAGGCTGCCAAGGATGCCGTCAAGGTCCATGACATGAGGGATCAGCCCAAATACCTGGATACCAATTCAAAGTGGATTGAAGATAGCGCTACGATGCATTTAAACTTGCCTATTAACATGAATTTGGCCCAAGGCAGCGTCATGTTTGCTATTTATGAAGCCACAGGGGACAAGACCTACCTCGATAAAGCCACTAAAATAACAAATTACTTCAAAAAATATCTCATCTTAAACACTGCCTTGAATGCCTACACCTGGAAATACTTCCCTGACAGCGCTGATTACGGCAGCGTTTATGAAGACACAGGCCATGTCGTTCCCGAACTGGAATTTATCAATTATGCATACAAACATGGCCTTTTTAGCGACACCGACATGCAAAGGTTCGCCAATACAGCCACAAAAATAATGGTAAAAAGCAATGGATCAATCGCTCACCGCCTTGATGGCAGCGGCACGTCACCTTTACCGGGCACTATCGCACAATGGCTATGGTTTGCGCCCTGGGCGCCATCTCTAATCGACACGTCCTGGAGTATCCTTGCAAACCAAACATCGGTACACGATATGGTTTTTGCCGGTTTGGCCCTGTTGAACTACACAGTTGCGCAAGGCGGCCAAAATTCTGATCCGACGCCAATACCCGGACAGACTGACAATCTCATCACCAACGGCGATTTCAGCTCGGGCCTGCAAGGCTGGGCCAATGAAACAAGCACAGCGGTAATCAACACTGAATCGAACGGCAATAAGTATGTTTCCAACAATTGCAGCTGGGGTTTTTACCAGAAACTGAATTTGCAACCGGGCGACTACAAGCTGAATATGAAAGCAAAAAAAGGCACGGCAAATATGAGCGCCAGGGTCGTAGTTCAGTTCTTCAAACAGGACGGCACATATACGGTCCCTTACGCCTTCAAGTTTAATAACAACGGCAGCGGGTGGGAAGCCATGCCTGAAATGACCATTACCGTACCGTCCACAACCGCCTACGTAAGGATTTATCCCTCCGTTGACGCCGGCAGCACCGGCACCTATTACTTTGACGACATTTCTCTGGTCCCGGCCGGTTCTACGCCCGCACCGGCGCCTGATACAGAATCTCCCCAGGTGACTGTAACCGCGCCGGCTGCCGGTGTCACATTAAAGGATACCGCGGTTTTAACAGCCTCAGCCGGTGACAACCAGGGAGTTGAGTCAGTAACCTTTGCTTATGCCGCTGATGTAAACGGCAGTTGGACAAGCATTGGGGCGGCCGCCCTGCAGGACGGCACGAAAACGTCCGGCGCCTGGCAGCTTGCCTGGGACGTTTCCAATATAAATAACGGTACCTATTATGTGCGGGCTACCGCTAAAGACGCAGCCGGCAATTCATCCGCATCAACTGCCGTTTCCTGTATTGTAAGCAATACTGTAAACAACCAGGCTAATCTCATCACCAACGGCGATTTCAGTTCGGGCCTGCAAGGCTGGGCCAATGAAACAAACACAGCGTTAATCAACACTGAAGCAAACGGCAACAAGTATGTTTCCAACAGTTACAGCTGGGGTTTTTACCAGAAACTGATTTTACAGCCGGACACCTATAAGCTGAATATGAAAGCGAAAAAAGGCACGGCAAATATGAGCACCAGAATAGTAGTCCAGTTCTTCAAACAGGACGGCACCTATACGGTCCCTTACGCCTTCAAGTTCAATAACACAGGCGGCGGTTGGGAAGCCATGCCTGAAATGACCATAACCGTGCCGGACGCAACCGCCTACGTAAGGATTTATCCTTCCGTCGACGCCGGCAGCAACGGCACCTATTACTTTGACGACGTTTCTCTGGTCCCGGCCGGCGTTACACCAGCACCGGCGCCTGATACAGAATCTCCCCAGGTGACCGTAACCGCGCCGGCTGCCGGTATCACATTAAAGGATAAAGCGATTTTAACAGCCTCAGCCGGTGACAACCAGGGAGTTGAGTCCGTAACCTTTGCTTATACTGCTGATGTAAACGGCACTTGGACAAGCATTGGGGCGGCCGCCCTGCAGGACGGCACGAAAACATCCGGCGCCTGGCAGCTTGCCTGGGACGTTTCCAATATTAATAACGGGACCTATTATGTGCGGGCTACCGCTAAAGACGCAGCCGGCAATTCATCCACATCGGCTGCCGTTTCCTGTGTTGTAAACAATACTGTAAACAACCAGGCCAATCTCATCACAAACGGCGATTTCAGTTCGGGCCTGCAGGGCTGGGCCAATGAAACAAACACAGCGGCAATCAACACTGAAGCAAACGGCAACAAGTATGTTTCCAACAATTACAGCTGGGGTTTTTACCAGAAGCTGAATTTACAACCGGGTACCTACAAGCTTAACATGAAAGCTAAAAAAGGCACGGCAAATATGAGCGCCAGAGTCGTAGTCCAGTTCTTCAAACAGGACGGCACCTATACGGTCCCTTACGCCTTTAAGTTCAATAATACCGGCAGCGGGTGGGAGGCCATGCCCGAAATGACCATAACCGTACCGGCCGCTACCGCCTACGTAAGGATTTATCCCTCCGTTGACGCCGGCAGCACCGGCACCTATTACTTTGACGACATTACGTTGATTCAGGTTAAATAA
- a CDS encoding glycosyltransferase produces the protein MKKKVLHVIPSLSTGGASCLVTDLLCSLDSTCFEIGLCSLYEDTNNNLSKRLRDSNIELFFLNKKQGLDVPIIYRLWKIFKTYRPDIIHVHQRAILYTLLPAIFSKVPRRLETIHSMAEWEGGRDTRLVRRFAYKYCGFVPVAVAKNVAASIKRVYKIKEVLVIQNGITTRKYQAVKVTEPIDKPISLIHVARFSPEKNHALFIQALKKVVEARPGRIKAFLVGTGPQLQSIRLMVQTYCLEKVVEFMGERQDIAELLGYSDGLVLTSNIEGLPLVVLEAMAAGKPVIATNVGGIPEVIDNGKTGILIPPYDIDTLTESIIDLIDHREYFTAMGLKGAAVVRERFDLTRVVDEYKNLYNIDGAQCVF, from the coding sequence ATGAAGAAAAAAGTCCTTCATGTTATTCCGTCTCTTTCCACAGGAGGGGCAAGTTGCTTAGTTACCGACTTACTATGTTCATTAGATTCAACTTGTTTTGAGATCGGTTTATGCTCTCTGTATGAAGATACAAACAATAATTTAAGCAAAAGACTTAGAGACTCAAATATTGAGCTGTTTTTCCTAAATAAGAAACAAGGCCTTGATGTTCCAATAATCTATCGTTTGTGGAAGATTTTCAAAACCTATAGGCCTGACATAATCCATGTCCATCAAAGGGCAATTCTATATACTCTATTACCAGCAATATTTAGCAAAGTACCTCGCAGGTTAGAAACAATACACAGCATGGCTGAATGGGAAGGCGGCCGGGATACCCGGCTTGTTCGCCGTTTTGCATATAAATATTGTGGTTTCGTGCCTGTAGCAGTAGCAAAAAATGTTGCCGCAAGCATTAAGCGCGTTTATAAAATAAAAGAAGTTTTAGTAATACAAAATGGGATTACTACCAGGAAATACCAGGCAGTCAAAGTAACCGAACCTATTGATAAGCCAATATCTCTCATCCACGTTGCCAGATTCAGTCCTGAAAAGAATCATGCTCTTTTTATTCAAGCTTTAAAAAAGGTTGTTGAGGCAAGACCGGGCAGGATAAAAGCATTCTTAGTTGGTACCGGCCCTCAACTCCAATCAATTAGGCTCATGGTCCAAACATACTGCCTCGAAAAAGTCGTTGAATTTATGGGAGAAAGACAAGATATAGCAGAGCTTCTGGGATATAGTGACGGCCTTGTATTAACTTCAAACATAGAGGGATTGCCGCTTGTTGTTCTCGAAGCAATGGCAGCGGGCAAACCAGTGATTGCCACAAACGTTGGCGGTATTCCGGAAGTAATAGATAACGGAAAAACCGGTATTCTCATTCCTCCATATGATATCGATACACTTACAGAGTCGATTATTGATTTAATAGATCATAGAGAATACTTTACGGCCATGGGGTTAAAAGGCGCGGCCGTTGTTCGGGAGAGGTTTGATCTTACCCGTGTTGTTGATGAGTATAAAAACCTGTATAACATTGATGGCGCTCAGTGTGTATTTTAA
- a CDS encoding glycosyltransferase family 4 protein, whose translation MKVLQLANYNGPYEGNFIPSLIALERRLQERGWRQILAFPEGAKEFNWFQRVQRENKCIYIIPKRKSIFSQIKAVDQIVNHEGIKIIHTHFTNYDVVAWLSKLHDKINNNNNIEVLWHIHSPARVKKTFMRQLRDLVKYKIIGRSVHAIVVSSGGFISMRERGLLERQAFVVPNGIDLGRLTKCTKTRQEMRNSFHVTAEEVLCLQYAWEPYIKGVDITLSAMEYLMRYGLQVKLCLVGQDVLFHFVRKRFKDRIPDWVRIIEPENEVTNYLKAADIFVSASRTEGFSYAVAEAMAIGLPVICSDIRGLEWAREAPGVVFFPSEDSAGLAQGIIKIMKWAPEKLAARTAAGQSLIIERYGVETWAEQVADLYEQIVENKGRRTDAPY comes from the coding sequence GTGAAAGTTTTACAGTTGGCCAATTATAATGGTCCGTATGAAGGTAATTTCATCCCTTCCTTAATAGCTTTGGAAAGAAGGCTACAAGAGCGTGGTTGGCGGCAAATATTGGCCTTTCCAGAAGGGGCAAAAGAATTCAACTGGTTTCAGCGAGTACAAAGAGAAAATAAGTGTATTTACATTATTCCCAAGAGGAAGTCAATATTTAGTCAAATAAAAGCAGTTGACCAGATCGTTAACCACGAAGGAATCAAAATTATACACACACATTTTACAAATTACGATGTAGTTGCCTGGCTTTCTAAATTGCATGATAAGATAAATAATAATAATAACATTGAGGTTCTATGGCATATTCATTCTCCGGCCCGTGTAAAAAAGACTTTTATGCGACAGCTGCGAGATCTGGTGAAATATAAAATTATTGGTAGAAGCGTACATGCGATTGTGGTTTCAAGCGGCGGGTTTATTTCAATGAGAGAGAGGGGGTTGTTGGAACGGCAGGCTTTTGTTGTTCCAAATGGTATTGATCTGGGAAGATTGACCAAGTGTACAAAAACACGGCAAGAAATGCGTAATTCTTTTCATGTTACAGCTGAAGAGGTTTTATGTCTTCAATATGCTTGGGAACCGTATATAAAAGGTGTAGATATAACATTAAGCGCCATGGAATATTTAATGCGTTATGGATTACAGGTAAAACTCTGCCTGGTTGGGCAAGATGTATTGTTTCATTTCGTCCGTAAGAGATTTAAAGACAGGATTCCTGATTGGGTGAGGATCATCGAGCCTGAAAATGAAGTAACCAATTACCTAAAAGCCGCCGATATTTTTGTGTCCGCCAGCCGGACGGAAGGTTTTTCTTATGCTGTTGCAGAGGCAATGGCTATCGGCTTGCCTGTAATATGCAGTGACATTCGAGGCCTGGAATGGGCGAGGGAAGCGCCAGGTGTGGTTTTTTTTCCAAGCGAAGACAGCGCAGGTTTGGCGCAGGGGATCATAAAAATTATGAAATGGGCGCCGGAAAAGCTTGCTGCCCGAACTGCAGCCGGTCAATCACTAATTATTGAGCGATATGGAGTGGAAACGTGGGCTGAACAGGTAGCAGATTTATATGAGCAAATAGTAGAAAATAAGGGACGCCGGACAGACGCCCCTTATTAA